The genomic window CGGTGACCGCACTGTCGGTCATCGGCCTCGCGGTCGGACTCATCGTCCGCACCCAGCTCGCCGGCGTGCTGACGATGATCGCGGTCCTCATCCTCGAACCGATCGTCGTCTCGTCGATCCAGTTGGTCGGCGGCGGTACTCCGCCGGTCTGGACCCAGTACCTGCCGGTCGCCCTGGCGCAGGGCGTCATCCACGCCGGGACGGGCGGGGTCGGCCTGCCCGTCGTCACCATCGCCCTCGTCGCCCTCACCGCGGCGCTGAGCGTGGCCGCATCCGCAACGCTCGCACGCCGCGACCTCTGAACGGAAAGGAACCACCAGCATGGACACCCAGCTCCAGAACCCGAACCAGCCGCAGCCCCCGAACCGGTCGGAGACACCGACGCCGAGGCGTCGCCGGACCCGCACGGTGATCGCCGTCTCGGTGGTGGCCGCCCTCCTCGCCGGAACCGTCTCCCTCGGGGCCTGGTACCGCAGCACCGACCGGGCCGCGGCCGCTGCGTCCGCATCCGCGCCGCTGCAGGATCGCATGCAGTCCCTCGTCGACGCCGGCTACCCCGCTGCGCTCGCCTCGGCGATCGGACCGGACGGTGAGGCGATCGACGTCGCGGCCGGTATCGGCGACCTCGCGACCGACGAGCCGGCCCCGGTCGACGGCGAGGTGCGGATCGCGAGCAACACGAAGATGTTCGTCTCGACCGTCGTCCTGCAGCTCGTCCAGGAGGGGAAGGTCGCGCTCGACGCCCCGATCGACACCTACCTCCCCGGGCTCATCACCGGCGACGGCATCGACGGCACCCGCATCTCGGTCCGTCAGCTGCTGCAGCACACGGCGGGGCTCCCCGAGTACGCCGACCAGATCGCCGCCGACGCGTTCGCGGCCCAGGAGCGCTACATCTCGCCTCGCGACATGCTCGATGTCGCCCTCGCGAAGCCCGCCGTGTTCGCGCCGGGTGAGCGCTGGGAGTACAGCAACACGAACTACCTCCTACTGGGCCTGCTGGTCGAGGCCGTCACCGATCGAGCGTTGCCGCAGCAGATCGACGAGCGCATCGTCAAACCGCTCGACCTCGAGCACACCTACTTCCCGGCGCCGGGCGAACGCGAGCTGCGCGGTGAGCACCCGCACGGGTACCACGCGAAGACCGTCGGCGACCTCCTTGACATCACGGCCCTCGACTCCTCCTTCGCCTGGTCCGCCGGGGCCATGGTGTCCACACCGCACGAGCTCAACGTCTTCATGCAGGCCCTGCTCGACGGTGAACTGCTGGACGAGGAGAGCCTCGCCGAGATGCAGACCACGGTTCCGGCCGGCGATGAGCTGTGGCCGGAAGCGAGCTACGGACTTGGCCTGCAGCGGTACCCGCTCAGCTGCGGTGGCGCCGCGTGGGGACACGGTGGCGACATCCCGGGGACCCAGACGCGTAACGCGGTCGGTCCCGACGGGACGGCCGTCACCATCGCGGTCACCTCGCTGCCGTGGGCGGTTGTGTCCCCCGACGACCACGAGCGGTTGATGGAGCAGTACCGGATCGTCGTCGACGCGCTCGACGCGACGCTCTGCGAGTGATGACCGGTCTCCACCGCACGTCGAGCGTCGGCTCCCTCCGGGGCCGGCGTTCGACGTGGTTGACTCGACGCATGACCTCTCCCGCACGGCGCGCACCGCTCGCGGACCGCCTGCGCTCGGCTCTCCCGCCGCTCCTGGTGCTCGCCGGTGCGGTGGGCTACCTCGGTGTCGACCCGTGGGTGGGTGGGCTGCATCCGGTGCCAGGCCAGATCCCGGCCTGGGTGCATGCCGGGCTGGTCGTCCTCCAGGCCGTCGCGATGCTGCAGCGCGTCAGGTATCCGGTCGCAGTGTTCGCGGTGGTCGTCGCCCTGGACCTCGTCATCCTCGGCACCACCAGTGGTGAACTCGGCATCGGCTCGCTCGGCGTGATCCTGGCGACGTACGCGCTCGCGCGACGGCGGGAACGGCGGACCGTCGTGACCGCGCTGGTCGTGGGTGCGGCCGCCACGACGATGGTCGGCGGGATCGCGATGGTCCTCGGCTCATCGGAGCAGCCGCTCGTCCTCGTGTTCGCGGTCGTCGCGCGCATCGCGCTGCAGTACGTCCTCCCAGCGGGTGTCGCCGAGTACGCCAGGGGGCGTGAGCGCTTGTTGTCGGCAATCGAGGACCAGGCGCGCATGGCCGAGAACGAGCGTCGGATCAGTGCGCAGAACGACCTCCGGGCCGAACGCACGGCGCTCGCCCGCGAACTGCACGACATCGCCGGGCACCACCTGTCGGGGATCATCGTCAGTGCCCAGGCGGCCAGCGCGCTGGTCGAGCGCGACCCGGAACGCGCTCGGGCGATGCTCCAGACGGTGCAGTCGGACGCACGGACGACGCTCGTGGATCTGCGGCGGACGGTCGGCCTGCTGCGCAGCGATGATGCGGACGTCCAGCGCGGCGGAGACGGATCGACGCTCGGTCCGGCGACAACCCCGACCATTTCGGCGATCCCGGAACTCGTCGAGGCGGCGCGGTCGCGTGGGCAGCACGTCGCGTACACCGTGACCGGTGAGCCTCGGGTGCTGGGTCCGCTCGCGGAGACGGCCGCGTACCGGACCGTCCAGGAGTCGCTCGCAAACGCCGCTCGCCATGCGCCCGGAGCCGTCTGCCGCGTCGCGGTGCGGTTCGAGGTGGACGCGATCGAACTCACCGTGACGAACGCCGCGTCGTCGCAGCGGCCTGCTTCACCGTCGCGCGACGGCTACGGCCTCTGGGGCATGCGCGAGCGCGCCGAACTCATCGGAGCGCGTTTGACCTCGGCACCGACGGACGAGGGCGGGTGGCGCAACCGCCTGACCATCCCTGACGAGCACCGTCCCGACGAGCACCGCCCCGAGGAGCACCGTCCCGACCAGCATCGGAGTGATTCATGATCCGCCTCCTCATCGCCGACGACCAGGCGGTCGTCCGCGCCGGCCTCTCGGTGATCCTCGGCGCCGAGCCCGACATCGAGGTCGTCGGTGAGGCGATCGACGGTGCCGACGCGGTGCGCTTGGCGAAGGAACTGCGGCCCGACCTGATCTGCATGGACATCCGGATGCCGGGCACGGACGGGATCGCGGCGACCCGCACGATCACGGCGGACCCTGAGCTCGACGCCGACGTCCTCATCCTCACGACCTTCGACGTCGACGCGGACGTGTTCGCCGCCCTCGAGGCCGGTGCGGCAGGCTTCCTCCTCAAGGGCGCCGATGAGGCGACGCTGCTCGCCGCGATCCGGTCCGTCGCAGCGGGGGAGGGGACGCTCGACCAACGCCTCACCCGTCGCATCCTCCGCGAGTTCTCAGAGCGCCGACGGGAGACGCCCGCGGCCGCGATGGCACCGGCGGAGTCGCCGCTCACCGATCGCGAATTCGAGGTCCTCGACCTCCTGTCGCAGGGCTTGTCCAACGCCGAGATCGCCGAGCGACTCTTCGTCGAGCCCACCACGGTGAAGTACCACCTCGCCGGTCTGCTGCAGAAGACCGGAGCGCGCGACCGCCTCCAGGCCGTGTTGTGGGGGATCCGCGCGGGGCTCATCGACCCGCGGTGAGCGCTGGGTGGCGATGGTGCGGGCGCTATGCGTCGCCTGGTGCGCTGAGCCCCGAGGACGCGAGACGACCGGGAACGGCAAGGGAGGACCGGCAGGCGTTCACGGCTGTACGTCGCACTGCTCATCACAGCGCCGGACACGGTGGTCTCTCCAACACCTATAGCGGTCGCAGTTCCCGCGCCGAAGCCGTGCCATCGGCGCGGGAACTGTTGCGTTACTTGAGCCCGACGGGCCCGTAACCCCTCGACCCGGTCTCCCAGACGTTGAAGGCTCCTGATCCTGCACTCCCTGCACCCACGACCGTGATCCCGGTACTGCTGGCAGTGATCGGGGTGGGGTCGCGGAAGGTGTCGCCACCGTTCTCCTCAGTACTGAGGAGCCAGTAAGTGCCGGGGGCGAGGTTCACTCCTGAAGAGAGGGTGCAGTATTTCAGACCGTCAGAATCGGTTGTCAGCGTGGGGTAGACCACACAGCGAGCGACGACGGACTTGTCGGAGTCTCGATAGAGGTTGATCGAGTGGGGACGGTAGTCGCCGGCTGTGGCGTATCGTCCCAGCCCCGTCACCGTGCGGCTGCCTGAGAGCGTGAGCTTGATTCCCGCCTGGACCGTCACATCGTTGCGGCTGGCACCGATCGGTGCGCCATAAGACAGGGCGGCGGGGGCGGTGGTGGGTGTCTTCGACGTCGGAGCGGCAGCGACTGTGGTGGAGGTGACGGTGGCCTGCGCGATGTCCTTCATGCTGTAGGCGGACGTCGTTCCGCCGAGGGTGGGCTGGTTGTAGCTGTTTCTGAGCAAGAGTCCGGCGAGTTGGCCTGAGCCTCCCGTCTGGTCTGCTCGGATGCCCGCGGCGTTGATGGGGTTGCTTCCAGGGCTGCGACCCCAGCGGGAGATCGTGGTGTTCTCGACGTTGATGTCGGTCATGGCGCCGTTGCCGGAGTTGTCGAAGAGCATCAGCCCGGCGCCGTCGGTGAGGTCGATCGTGGAATTCGTGAGGCTGATGTTGTCGCCGACGCCTTCGAAGTCGAATCCTGCTCCGTCGTAGTCGTTTGCCGCGTTCCGGCTGACGTTGCGAATGTGTATGAGGTTGAAGGAAACATCTCGGCTGTAGGCGACGACGAGGCCCGCAGTGCCGTAGTTGTTGACTGCTCCGCCTGAGTCGAAGGCGCGCAGGTTGGAGAATGAGCCACCGTTGACGAACAACACGTTGAACCCCCAGAGTGCCCCGTTGATGACTTGGAGGTTGTCCATCGTGACGTTGCGGATCCATTGGTGGCTGCCCTGTTCGGACATCTGGAATCCATCTGAGTTCGTGACCAGCCCCCCGAACCAGGTTGCCGCGCCCACATCGCTGAAGGTGGAGTTGGTGACGCTGAAGCCGGTCAGAGCGGTCTTGCGGCTGGGCGGGTTCGCCTTGTTCGTCTTCGAACCATCCGCGGCCGAGTCGTAGGTCTTCACCACGATCGCTGCCGACGTGTGGTTGTACAACGAATAGTTGCTGTTGAAGGTCGGGGTCAGGCTACTGACCTGCACGGAATCGATGGCGACATCCTGGCGGTTCGAGACGTTGCTGTACGAGAGTGCAATGCCCTCGTAGGCGTTGGATACGGCAATGTTGTTGATTCGCCAGTATCCGACTCCGTCGAGTTTCACGCCCTGGCTGTCGAGGACACCTGGTGAGATCAGCGGGAGACTGCCAGAACCATAGGCGGACAGTGTGATGGGCGCACCGGCCATTCCGCTTTCCGTGAAGACGAGTCCTCCGCCTGTCCAGGTGTCTCCGCGCTTGAGCAGTAGCTGATCGCCTGGTTGGAAGGTCCTGGAGTTGAGCGAGTCGAGCGTCTTCCAGGGTGACGACGAGGAGGTGCCTGTGTTGGTGTCCGAGCCTGAGGACGAGCTGACGTAGTAGACGGTGCCCGCCGCTTGAGCCGGACTCGCGACGATGACGACGCCCAGCGCCGAGATGATGGCCGCCGCGGCTATGACGGCGACGGATCGAAGCATTCTTTTCACCGATGTCCTCTTCCTTGAGGTCTTCGAGGCCTGTCTCGTTGACCGGTCTCAACATCAAGGTGTACAGCAGTAGGTGAAATTGTTCAATAGATCATGATGGCAAGCAAGACATTGCCTAGCGGTTCCATCCAGGTCCGCCGGCCGAAGACGACCGTCTGCACCCGAAGGCGCTGACGATCGTTCTCGGTTCAGGTCGAGGATCGCGAAACCACGTGGGGCGTGAAGAGCTCACCACTCACAACGGGGTAGTCCTTGGAGAGTGCCAGCTCGGCCGCGAGATGGCCGAGCTCGTACCGCGGCTGGTGGACTGTCGTCAGTGAAACGGGGGCAATCTCCGCGCCCTCGATATCGTCGTAGCCGATGATCGCCACCTCGCCCGGGATGCGGAGGCCCGAACGAAGCGCCTCGGTCTCCAGTGCGAGAGCGATGACGTCGTTGGCGCAGACGACTGCGATCGGACGGGGTGTCCGGTCGAGGATCGCGCGCGCCGCAGCGGACCGCGCTCGGGGGGAATTGGAGGCGGCGTCCACGCGCAGGATCCCGTCAGGATCGAGACCGGCGGCTTTGTAGGCTGCACAGCAACCTGCGAAGCGCTCGTGGATTTGTGTCTCGGCCTCGGGTGCCCCCAGGAAAGCAACCTGCCGATGGCCGCGCTCGAGCAGATGCTCCATGGCGAGGACTCCGCCGCGGTAGTCGTCGACGTCGATCGCTGGATATGGATGATCGGGCAGGTGGCTTCCGAGTGTGACAACCCGAACCCCGGATTGCTGGAGGGTGTGTAGCAGGTTCTCATTCGTCGTGGACGCAACAGCGATCACGGCGCTGACGCGCATTTCAGAAAGAGCCTTCGCGTAGTGTCGCTCTCGCTCGAGGTCGCCCTCGGTGTTGCATGAGACGACGACGTGACCGTGCGCGATCGCAACATCCTCGATGCCACGCGCCACCTCGAGGAAGAACGGATTGCCGCTGTCGGGCACGATGAACGCGATCACGTGGCTTCGCCCGCCCCGCATGACCCTGACGGCGACATTGGGAACGAACTGCAGCTCTTCGATAGCTGCATCAATGCGTTTGCGTGTCGATTCGGCGAGAGGCTTGGTGCCGTTGAGGTAGTTCGACATCGTGCCGATGGAAACGCCGGCTACGCGTGCCACATCGCGAATCGTGCTCTGCGCTGCCATCGCGGCCTCCTCATGTGAACAGTTTCAACCTAGTACACGCCCCGACTTGACACGTTGCGGGTCGAGACCATAGCGTCGCGTGCAGCAGGTGAACCATTTCACCAACCACAGCAAGGGAGCATGACAATGACGTTACGCATGACCAGGCGTTTGGCTGCCGCCATCGCCGCGGCTACAGGCTCGGCCCTTCTCCTCGCCGGTTGCGTGGGCGGGTCAGGCGGAGCAGACGCCACGACCGCTGACGGACCCCAAACCGTCACATGGTGGACTTGGAACGCCATCAGCCCTGATGACACGATCAAGCAGTTCGAAGACGCCAACCCGAACATCACCGTCGACTACAAGCTCTACAGCTACAGCGACTATGTCACCGCGATCCGCACGGGGCTGACGTCCTCGGACGGCCCAGACGTATTCCAGCTCCAGCCTGGTGACCTCGTCACCAATCTGGGTCCCCTGGCCCTCCCGCTCGACGACGACCTCGCCGCGAACGGCGGCACCGACAACATCAACGCCGCAGGTCTCGCGCAACTGCAGCTCGACGGCAAGCAGGTGGCCCTGCCGTCCTACATGAGTGGTGCCGGCCTGATCTACTACAACGCTTCGATCCTCGATCAGCTCGGTGTGTCTGTACCGAAGAACTTCGACGAGTGGAAGGCCGCATGCGCCACGATCGAAGCCGCCGGCTACGACTGCCTGGCGCACGGCGCCAAAGACGCCTGGGCGAATACTGACGTTTACCTGTCACTCATCAACAGCATCGACCCCGGCATCGTCTACGACGCGATCGAGGGCAAAGCCGACTGGACCGGAGACAGCTTCATTCAAGCCATGCAGGCTTGGAGTGATCTGTTCACCTCAGGCATCATTCCCAGCGGCTCGACTGCCGCGGCAGAATACCCCGACGCGTTCGGCGACCTCCTGACCAAGAAGGCGGCGTTCATCGCACTGGGCACCTGGAACACGCCTGGCACGATGACGAAGGAGGGTATCGAGGTCTCTCAGGGCACCGTGACCGAGCCGATCGACAGCGTGTACCTCTCCGCGCCGTTCCCCGCCCCCGTGACAGGGGATGAACCGACAGGTCTCTTCGGCGGTCCAGACAACGGTTGGGCTGTCTCGGCCAAGAGTGACGCGCAGACCGCCGCCCTGAAGTTCCTGAACTTCCTCTCACTCGGCGGCGGTCAGAACATCCAAGCCGCGAACGGCAACTTCCCGGCCGTCCTCGATGTGCCCGTCGCCACCGATGACGTCATCGACCAGCGCCAGGTAGCCGACATCGAAAAACAACAGTCGGACTTGCAGAACCTCGTCGGAGCCCGACAGCTCCCGTACGCGGACCTCTCGACCGCGTTGGGGGACGCGCTCTCCGCGGTCGCTGCGGGAACCGCATCGCCCGCAGATGCCATGGCGCAGGTCCAAGCGGTATCCGCGTCGCTGAGCCGCTAGTCCCGACTGAGGGTGCCTCGGTGCCGAGGCACCCTCAGTCCCTTTCGAAAGTAGCCCAGTGAATTCACGACGCGTAGCGTTGAGCTCGTATCTCTACCTGCTCCCCGCTCTCATCCTTGTCGTCGGCGTCGTCCACGTCGGCATCGTCGCCAATGCGTACTACTCCACGTTGGACTGGAACGGGGTGTCTCCCGACGCCTCGCAGGTCGGCGTCGGCAACTACGTCAAGCTCCTTCAAGATCCGGTTTTCTGGACTGCGCTTCGCAACACCTTCGCCTTCGCGGTAGCCACCATCGCGCTCCAGATGCTCTTCGGGTTCGTGCTCGCGACCTTGGTGCGCACCCGCACCGTGCTGCGGGGGCTGCTGCGGACGCTCGCCTTCGTTCCGGTGGTTCTCGCGCCCGCTGTCGTTGCGACGTCCTTTCGGTTTCTCCTCACCCCTGACGGGTCGATCAACGACCTACTGTCGATCGTGACCGGGCAGAACATCGAGCAGGCTTGGCTGGCCGACCCCAATACCGCACTCACTGCGATCATCCTCATCAACGTGTGGCAGTACACCGGATACAGCTTCCTCATCTACGACGCGGCGATGGGGCAGATCGACACGTCAATCATCGAAGCCGCGCGGATCGATGGCGCCTCGAGTCTCCAGCTTCTCCGCCTTATCGTGGCGCCGCTGCTGTCGGGCTCGCACCTTGTTCTCGTGGTACTCGGTGTTATCAGCGCGCTGAAGACCTTCGACCTCGTCTACCTCACCACAGCGGGCGGCCCGGGAACGAGCACGCAGGTGCTCACGGGCTACATCTACCGACAAGTGATCGAGCAGTTCCATGCCGGTTACGGCGCGGCGCTGTCGATGGCACTCGTGGTGCTCGCCCTCATCTTCGCTGTCCTGCAGGTGCGCCTCACGTCCAGGAAGGTCAACTGATCATGTTCTCCCATCAACGAATCGCGGGCCGGATCATCAGCCAAGGACTGGTCATCATCGCGTTGGCGCTGCTCATCGCGCCGCTCGTGATGATCGTAGTCACGTCAGTTCAGGGCCAGGGGCTGGACAACTATTTGGTCGTCGTCTCCACGACACCATTCCTGAGATTCCTGCTCAACAGCGTCATCGTGAGCGTGAGCACTGTCGTTCTCGTACTCGTGTGCTCCATCGCGACCGCCTATGCTGTCGCCACACTCCGGCCACGTGGTTCGAGTGTTGCGATGGTGCTCATCCTCGGCGGCATGACACTCCCCGGAATCGCACTCGTGGTGCCGTTGTTTTACGCGGCCCAGTTACTCGGGTTCTTGAACACCTACTGGGCCGTGATCGTACCGCTGACCGCGATCTCGATTCCGTTTGGGGCGCTGGTCGCCACCAATTACGTGCGCGGACTACCCGTAGAACTGTATGAGGCAGCTCGTGTCGACGGAGCCAGTAACTGGACCTACTTCGTGCGCATCCTGATCCCGCTGGCCCGTCCCATTCTCGCTGTGGTGGCGATCTTCACGTTTCTGAGCGCCTGGAACGAGTACCTCCTCCCGCTCATCCTCGTGCAGAACACCGACCTGCAGGTTCTCACGCAGGTGCCCACCTATTTCCAGAGTCAGCGGCTCGTGGACACTCCCAAGATCTTTGCCGCGAGCGTGCTCATCAGCCTGCCCGTTGTACTCGCCTACGTCCTCATGCAGCGGCTGTTCCGGCAAGGCATGTCCGCCGGCGCCCTGAAATAAGCCCTCGACCAGGAGAATCCCTTGACACGTCCGAAAGTTCTCGCTTACTACTTCCCCAATTGGCATGCGGACCCGCGTAACATCGCATGGTTCGGAGACGGTTGGGACGAATGGAAGCTGCTGGACGCCGCCCAGCCGCGCTTCCCTGGGCACCGCCAGCCGCGCATTCCTCTGGCGGGGAGGACGGACGGGGCCAATCCCGCCGTCGCGGAGGCGGAGATAGACATCGCTGCCGACCACGGCGTCGATGGGTTCCTTGTCGACTACTACTGGTACGACGACGGCCCCTATCTCTCTGGCGAGCTGGACAACGGCCTCCTCCAGGCCCGTAATCGAGACCGCGTCGACTTCGCACTGATGTGGGCCAATCACGAACTGGTCGACATCTTCCCGTACTCCTCGACCGACCGGAGCCGGGCGCCTCAGTTGAAGAACGGCGCCGTCGACCGAGCCGCCTTCGAACGCATGGTGGACCACATCATCGAGAAGTACTTCGTACAGTCGAACTACCTCACTGTCGACGGCCGGCCCTGGTTCTCTCTCTACGAGATCGGCAACTTCATCGCTGGATTGGGCGGCGTCTCGGACGCCGCCGACGCGCTCGGATGGTTCCGTGATCGCGTCGTCGCCGCCGGGTTCCCCGGTCTCCATCTCGACGCCGTGGTCTGGGGGTTCGGCGTTCTCCCCACCGCGATCACCGTGCAGGACCCCGCAACGCTCATCAGCCAACTCGGATTCGACAGCGCGACCTCTTACGTCTGGGTGCACCATGCGGACATGGCCGCTCAAGGTTTCCCGGAGGGTGACCCCGCAGAACTCGCCGAGCTTGCGTTCGACGACTACGAACGGCTCGCGGCAGAACTGCCGGTGCCGTTTCACCCCAACGTCACCGTCGGCTGGGACTCCACCCCACGCATCTCGGCCGATGTCGAATTTCGCGGCGGCACATACCCCTTCTTCCCGGTCTTCGACCAGGATCCCACCCAGTTCGCCGCAGCCCTCAAACGAGCCCACGAGTTCATCGCGCGACACCCTAACGATCATCCAATGATCACCATCAACGCCTGGAACGAATGGACGGAAGGCTCCGCTCTCCTCCCCGACACCACACACGGGATGGCCTTCCTCTCGGCCGTACGCACGGAATTCGGCATCGATGCCGGTCAAGAAAGCCGCGTGCGATGAACCGAGTCGAGCAATGGACCCGTCACGAGGTGCAACTGACGAGCACGCAGGAGTACGCCCACCCCGACACAGATGTCAGCATCACGGCCCATTTTCGGGGACCGAGCGGCCAAGTCATCGAGCTTCCCGGCTTCTGGGATGGAGGAGACGCCTTCGCCGTTCGCTTCGCTCCCACCGAGACAGGCCGCTGGACCTACACGGTTACGGCGAGCGATGAGACCAACGCCGGTCTGCACCGCGTGACGGGCGAACTCGACGCTGTTCCCTACACGGGCGACCACGCCATCTACCGCCATGGGTTCATCCGCGAATCCGACGACCGTCGAGCATTCGTCTACGCCGACGGAACCCCGTTCTTCTGGCTCGGTAACACCCACTGGCAAGCGGCCAACTACGAACGCCTTGACACCAGCAACAATCCTTACGCGGCGGGCACCAGTCAGTTTCATTCCGTAGTGGACAGTGATCAGGCGCGCGGCTTTACCGTCTATCAGACCTATCCGGACGCCGCCGTCAACGACGGTGGCGGAAACGTTCCGGTCGTCAACTGGTGGGCTGCGGAGTACACCCATCTCGACCCGGACGCATTCCGCGATCAATTCGACGTCATGATGGACTACATCGCGGACCAAGGCATCGTCATCGCCCTGGGCCTCGGTGTCCACACTCAGAGCGGCCAGATCGGCCCCGTGGCGATGACCCATTTCACCCGCTACGTCCTCGCTCGGTACGCAGCCCACCCCATTATCTGGATCACTGGGCAAGAGGTCGATATCGAAGATGAAACGGCAAAACTGTCGACATGGCAGGCCGTTGCCGAGACGATCGCAGCCAACGACGGCTACCACCGCCCGCTCGGAGCGCACATGTGGGCGATCGGAGAGCCCAAGGTGTTCGGTGACCAGCCCTGGCACACCTGGTACCCCACGCAGGGTGGCCACGACTCCATACGCACGCAAGAGCACTACCGCTCGTACTGGGACGAGAGACCCACGAAGCCCTTCCTCGAGACAGAAGCGAACTATGAGGACATCTGGGCAGTCACGGTCGACGACACCCGTCACTCCGCCTGGAAGGCTCTCCAATGTGGAAGTTATGGCTACACCTACGGGGTCGCCGGGGTGTGGGCCATCAAGTGGGACTATGACGTTCCTGGGTGGGACGACTTCCAGAACGGAATCCCGTGGTTCGACGGGATCCGCAAACCAGGCGGGGACCAGATGGGCATACTCCGCCGCTTCTACGAGACGCTAGGGGATTGGCAGCGCCTCCTGCCCCGGTATGGGGACCACACCTTCGGGACCTTCGCACATCCTGAGGAATCCGTCCTCTCCAGCGACGGGAACTCGCGCTACGTCGTCTACTTCTACCAAGACGACCTCGCCACGGGCAGCCTTCATGGACTCGGCGAAGTACCCTACCTCGCCCGGTGGTTCGACCCCGCAACCGGCGAATGGACAACCATACCCGGCGATGTCGACGCACCCGCTGGTACATGGGCGATCCCCGACAAGCCCGATCGTCACGATTGGGTCTTAGTCGTGGAGGCCGCAGATATGAGTAGAAGACGACTCCCGGAGCGGAGGAACAGCTAGGAGACCTCGTCCAACAAGATGTTCGAGATCGGCCGGAACTTCCGCGATGGAGGCATCGACGCGACCCGCAATCCCGAGTTCACGGCGGTGCAGGACTATCGCGCCTACGCCGACTAAACCGAGATGGGACATCTCGCGCAGCGATTCATCACGCGCATATCGGTGTGCATAGAAGATCAGCACTGGCCGTCCTCGCAGTCCACCGGCTTCGACGAGCCGGTGCGCCTCGGCGACGTCCTCGAGCGGCGGCACACGCGTTCTGTGATCGCGGTCGGGTGCACGCTGACGACGCTTTCAGCGACAGGTTCAGCTCGCGGGCACTCCGAGCGCCGCGCGGAGCTGCGCTTTCGCTCTCGCGTATCGGGTGCGCGCAGTCGAGTCGGCGATGCCGAGCAGTCCAGCGGCCTGCACGATCGTCAAACGCTCCCAGTGGATCAGCCGCACCAGTTCACCCAGGTCAGGGTCCAAACGGCCGATCGCATCTCGGATCTCCGCACCGTCATCGGCGGCCGGCGCGACGACGGGCATCAGCGCATCACCGCGGATGCGGTCGGCCAACGCCCATCGGCGGCGCTGCCCGCGAGAGTGGTTCAGCAGTGCGGTGCGGGCGATGCCGAAGAGCCACATACGTGCCTGCTCCGCGTCGAGGGGAAGGTCGTCGACGCGGCGCCATGCGACGACCATCGTCTCTCCGATGAG from Plantibacter flavus includes these protein-coding regions:
- a CDS encoding carbohydrate ABC transporter permease: MSSYLYLLPALILVVGVVHVGIVANAYYSTLDWNGVSPDASQVGVGNYVKLLQDPVFWTALRNTFAFAVATIALQMLFGFVLATLVRTRTVLRGLLRTLAFVPVVLAPAVVATSFRFLLTPDGSINDLLSIVTGQNIEQAWLADPNTALTAIILINVWQYTGYSFLIYDAAMGQIDTSIIEAARIDGASSLQLLRLIVAPLLSGSHLVLVVLGVISALKTFDLVYLTTAGGPGTSTQVLTGYIYRQVIEQFHAGYGAALSMALVVLALIFAVLQVRLTSRKVN
- a CDS encoding LacI family DNA-binding transcriptional regulator, encoding MAAQSTIRDVARVAGVSIGTMSNYLNGTKPLAESTRKRIDAAIEELQFVPNVAVRVMRGGRSHVIAFIVPDSGNPFFLEVARGIEDVAIAHGHVVVSCNTEGDLERERHYAKALSEMRVSAVIAVASTTNENLLHTLQQSGVRVVTLGSHLPDHPYPAIDVDDYRGGVLAMEHLLERGHRQVAFLGAPEAETQIHERFAGCCAAYKAAGLDPDGILRVDAASNSPRARSAAARAILDRTPRPIAVVCANDVIALALETEALRSGLRIPGEVAIIGYDDIEGAEIAPVSLTTVHQPRYELGHLAAELALSKDYPVVSGELFTPHVVSRSST
- a CDS encoding serine hydrolase domain-containing protein, with the protein product MDTQLQNPNQPQPPNRSETPTPRRRRTRTVIAVSVVAALLAGTVSLGAWYRSTDRAAAAASASAPLQDRMQSLVDAGYPAALASAIGPDGEAIDVAAGIGDLATDEPAPVDGEVRIASNTKMFVSTVVLQLVQEGKVALDAPIDTYLPGLITGDGIDGTRISVRQLLQHTAGLPEYADQIAADAFAAQERYISPRDMLDVALAKPAVFAPGERWEYSNTNYLLLGLLVEAVTDRALPQQIDERIVKPLDLEHTYFPAPGERELRGEHPHGYHAKTVGDLLDITALDSSFAWSAGAMVSTPHELNVFMQALLDGELLDEESLAEMQTTVPAGDELWPEASYGLGLQRYPLSCGGAAWGHGGDIPGTQTRNAVGPDGTAVTIAVTSLPWAVVSPDDHERLMEQYRIVVDALDATLCE
- a CDS encoding response regulator, which translates into the protein MIRLLIADDQAVVRAGLSVILGAEPDIEVVGEAIDGADAVRLAKELRPDLICMDIRMPGTDGIAATRTITADPELDADVLILTTFDVDADVFAALEAGAAGFLLKGADEATLLAAIRSVAAGEGTLDQRLTRRILREFSERRRETPAAAMAPAESPLTDREFEVLDLLSQGLSNAEIAERLFVEPTTVKYHLAGLLQKTGARDRLQAVLWGIRAGLIDPR
- a CDS encoding ABC transporter substrate-binding protein; translation: MTRRLAAAIAAATGSALLLAGCVGGSGGADATTADGPQTVTWWTWNAISPDDTIKQFEDANPNITVDYKLYSYSDYVTAIRTGLTSSDGPDVFQLQPGDLVTNLGPLALPLDDDLAANGGTDNINAAGLAQLQLDGKQVALPSYMSGAGLIYYNASILDQLGVSVPKNFDEWKAACATIEAAGYDCLAHGAKDAWANTDVYLSLINSIDPGIVYDAIEGKADWTGDSFIQAMQAWSDLFTSGIIPSGSTAAAEYPDAFGDLLTKKAAFIALGTWNTPGTMTKEGIEVSQGTVTEPIDSVYLSAPFPAPVTGDEPTGLFGGPDNGWAVSAKSDAQTAALKFLNFLSLGGGQNIQAANGNFPAVLDVPVATDDVIDQRQVADIEKQQSDLQNLVGARQLPYADLSTALGDALSAVAAGTASPADAMAQVQAVSASLSR
- a CDS encoding sensor histidine kinase, whose product is MTSPARRAPLADRLRSALPPLLVLAGAVGYLGVDPWVGGLHPVPGQIPAWVHAGLVVLQAVAMLQRVRYPVAVFAVVVALDLVILGTTSGELGIGSLGVILATYALARRRERRTVVTALVVGAAATTMVGGIAMVLGSSEQPLVLVFAVVARIALQYVLPAGVAEYARGRERLLSAIEDQARMAENERRISAQNDLRAERTALARELHDIAGHHLSGIIVSAQAASALVERDPERARAMLQTVQSDARTTLVDLRRTVGLLRSDDADVQRGGDGSTLGPATTPTISAIPELVEAARSRGQHVAYTVTGEPRVLGPLAETAAYRTVQESLANAARHAPGAVCRVAVRFEVDAIELTVTNAASSQRPASPSRDGYGLWGMRERAELIGARLTSAPTDEGGWRNRLTIPDEHRPDEHRPEEHRPDQHRSDS